One segment of Nostoc piscinale CENA21 DNA contains the following:
- a CDS encoding glycosyltransferase: protein MQPVISIIITVYNRANYLKLAIESVLSQTRPDFELLIWDDGSTDNSLAIAREYEQRDRRVRVIASQDNLGVAKALKAAIAETCGKYIGWLDSDDLLASTALAETAAVLDAKPNIGWVYTDYLDIDENNTILSYGYRCLVPYSSEELLNRFITFHFRLIRREVLELAGGIDETLATVEDYDLCLRLSEVAEVEHIYQPLYYYRTHPETLSQQRRQEQIKKAQLAIIKAQKTPTANPT, encoded by the coding sequence ATGCAGCCAGTAATTTCTATCATCATCACAGTTTACAACCGCGCCAATTATCTGAAATTAGCTATAGAAAGTGTTTTATCGCAAACTCGCCCAGACTTTGAACTGCTGATTTGGGATGATGGTTCTACAGATAATAGCCTAGCCATTGCCCGTGAATATGAACAGCGCGATCGCCGCGTGCGGGTAATAGCCAGCCAAGATAATCTGGGAGTAGCCAAAGCTTTAAAAGCTGCGATCGCCGAAACTTGTGGTAAATATATTGGTTGGCTAGATAGTGATGATTTACTCGCCTCTACCGCCCTGGCAGAAACAGCAGCAGTATTAGATGCTAAACCCAATATTGGCTGGGTTTACACCGACTATTTAGACATTGACGAAAACAATACAATTCTCAGTTATGGCTATCGTTGTCTTGTACCTTATAGTAGTGAAGAACTCTTAAATCGGTTCATAACATTTCATTTTCGGCTAATTCGCCGTGAAGTGTTGGAATTAGCCGGAGGAATTGACGAAACACTGGCAACAGTAGAAGATTATGATTTATGCCTGCGACTGTCAGAAGTTGCTGAAGTAGAGCATATCTATCAGCCCTTATACTACTACCGCACCCATCCTGAAACCTTATCACAGCAACGCAGACAAGAGCAAATCAAAAAAGCTCAACTAGCAATTATCAAGGCACAAAAAACGCCGACAGCAAATCCAACCTAG
- a CDS encoding CHAT domain-containing protein, protein MLLCLIPKTAIAQNITPANDGTGTTVNSQGNNINISGGSLSSDKANLFHSFSKFGLDANQTANFLSQPSIQNILGRVTGGDASIINGIIRVTGGNSNLYLINPAGIIFGQNASLNVPASFTATTATRLGFGNNNWLNAVGTNNYSQLIGTPNSFAFDSNVASAIFNQGNLAVPSGNNLSLFGGTVVSTGSLSAPGGNVTIAAVPGSSLLKVSLAGNPLSLEIQPLNSTNDNLPSNDLAALLTGGGGSNATNLVVDNGEVKLTGSGLTVNNGDVVVNQASGKNVTLAANHNLTLPESQLAATNNLNLLAKDTVRVRDSVAKNFSATAGNKLTIQGNQGIDIFAINHLKQTTFISGGNLSLVSDGKISLDAHFASGGKFAILNSQQQAANFISLVDPIFSSNQDVIFGNYTGPSLKVESRGSITTGEIVITDADNLLSSTTADGQILSSQPALILRAGVSSLQEVTSGVSFTSTGSTSSPGNVNVTGDISFSNYGGPVIISATGNITTQNITSPQNNDNISGRVELTAGGDINTNDITTASGGTSGAVTLIAGGSITTGDIDTSFNNEDSGTAGQVNLTAGNSITTGDIDTSAIGFGDVIAGAVTLQAGTSGTFGKNITFNSINTQGFVGEGVGGTGGNVNVLAYGLVRGTGRIFNGDSPDTINTTGGITSGSITIQHDGGPNNVPFIVGNATTNGTLGAINTGTTSITPTSPINSFPVLPNGGTASGTPAGITINSINTPPTITTNSLFSTIPNQSITFTFGSLNPITSDVNNDNLTIIFDAISSGTLTFQDGTPVTSGSVLTSSTVLVYTPPANSSGVIPAFTVRSSDGVSQSDPQQVNVTVVPDTNVDDPLPSDPPIITDPTKPIVKDPTSKIDEKFTDQVGTYLGEGKQPIKSITEARDILTKIESATGAKPALIYVSFVPASIKETAQLPILSKDNDILELVVVTAKGEPIRQVLPNVTRSQVLAASRQLTSAVTDPALRRTYIKPAQQLYNWLIAPIESSLKTREINNLVFLMDTGLRALPVAALYDGQQYLVERYSVGLMPSLSLTNTQYVDIKKAQVLGMGASQFTNLDPLPAVPTELNTITQKVWQGKAFLNEAFTLKNLKAQRQQTPYGIVHLATHGEFRKGAPGNSYIQLWDSQLRMDQMRQLGWNNPPVELVVLSACRTALGDEDAELGFAGFAVQAGAKSALASLWYVSDEGTFSLMTEFYEKLKQAPIKAEALRQAQIAMLKGEVRLENGKLKTSHGDLPLPPVLLELGDKSLTHPYFWSAFTMIGNPW, encoded by the coding sequence TTGCTACTATGCCTTATACCCAAAACAGCGATAGCGCAAAACATCACCCCCGCTAATGATGGCACAGGCACAACAGTTAACAGCCAAGGCAACAACATCAATATTAGTGGAGGTAGCCTCAGCAGCGACAAAGCCAACCTCTTCCACAGCTTCAGTAAATTTGGACTAGATGCCAACCAAACAGCCAACTTCTTATCGCAACCATCCATTCAAAACATCTTAGGCAGAGTCACAGGCGGGGACGCATCCATCATTAACGGCATAATTCGCGTCACAGGTGGCAATTCCAACTTATATTTAATCAACCCCGCAGGCATTATCTTTGGACAAAACGCCAGTTTAAATGTACCAGCATCTTTTACAGCTACCACAGCCACTCGTCTCGGTTTTGGCAATAATAACTGGTTAAATGCTGTTGGCACAAACAACTACAGTCAACTTATTGGTACACCTAATAGTTTTGCTTTTGATAGTAACGTTGCTAGTGCGATTTTCAACCAAGGTAATTTAGCTGTACCGTCAGGAAATAATTTAAGTTTATTTGGCGGCACAGTGGTAAGTACAGGCAGTTTATCAGCACCAGGGGGTAACGTCACAATTGCGGCTGTACCGGGAAGTAGCTTACTCAAAGTCAGTTTGGCGGGAAATCCTTTGAGTTTGGAAATTCAACCGTTAAATTCCACTAATGATAATTTGCCATCGAATGATTTGGCGGCATTATTAACTGGTGGTGGTGGTAGCAATGCCACTAATTTGGTTGTCGATAATGGTGAGGTGAAGTTAACTGGCTCTGGTTTGACTGTTAACAATGGTGATGTTGTCGTCAATCAAGCATCTGGAAAAAATGTCACCCTCGCTGCCAACCACAATTTAACACTACCAGAAAGTCAACTTGCCGCCACAAATAACTTAAATTTACTGGCGAAAGATACAGTCAGAGTTCGTGATAGTGTCGCTAAAAATTTCTCGGCTACTGCTGGTAATAAACTCACAATTCAAGGCAATCAAGGTATTGATATTTTTGCGATTAATCACTTAAAGCAAACAACTTTTATCAGTGGTGGGAATCTCTCTTTAGTTAGTGATGGCAAGATTTCTTTAGACGCGCATTTTGCTAGTGGTGGTAAATTTGCAATTCTCAATTCTCAGCAGCAAGCAGCGAACTTTATTAGTTTAGTTGACCCAATTTTTAGTTCTAACCAAGATGTTATTTTTGGTAACTATACTGGGCCATCTTTAAAAGTAGAATCCCGTGGGAGCATTACGACTGGCGAAATTGTGATTACTGATGCAGATAATTTACTTTCTAGTACTACTGCTGATGGTCAAATTTTGAGCAGTCAGCCAGCTTTGATTTTACGAGCAGGTGTAAGTAGCTTACAAGAAGTTACCAGTGGAGTTTCATTCACATCAACAGGCAGCACATCTTCACCAGGTAATGTGAATGTCACAGGTGATATTTCATTTAGTAACTATGGTGGCCCTGTAATTATCAGTGCTACAGGTAATATTACTACTCAAAATATCACTAGTCCTCAAAATAACGATAACATCAGTGGGCGAGTCGAACTGACAGCTGGAGGTGATATCAACACCAACGATATTACTACTGCTAGCGGTGGAACCAGTGGTGCTGTGACTTTAATAGCCGGAGGTAGCATTACCACAGGTGATATTGACACATCATTTAACAACGAAGATAGTGGTACAGCAGGTCAAGTAAATCTTACAGCCGGAAATAGCATTACCACAGGAGATATTGACACATCTGCAATAGGTTTTGGAGATGTAATTGCAGGTGCAGTCACACTCCAAGCAGGGACTAGCGGCACATTTGGTAAGAACATTACTTTTAATAGTATCAATACTCAAGGTTTTGTTGGAGAAGGGGTGGGCGGTACTGGTGGAAATGTTAATGTTTTAGCCTACGGCTTAGTAAGAGGCACAGGCAGAATTTTTAATGGTGATAGTCCAGATACAATTAACACTACTGGGGGTATAACTTCAGGCTCAATTACGATTCAACATGATGGTGGGCCAAATAACGTCCCATTTATTGTTGGTAATGCTACTACAAATGGGACATTAGGAGCAATTAATACTGGTACGACATCTATCACGCCTACTTCACCAATTAATTCTTTTCCTGTTCTACCAAATGGTGGAACTGCATCTGGTACTCCGGCTGGAATTACAATTAATTCGATTAATACACCACCGACTATCACAACCAATTCACTGTTTTCCACAATCCCAAATCAATCAATAACTTTCACATTTGGATCTTTAAATCCAATTACTAGTGATGTCAATAATGACAACTTGACTATCATTTTTGATGCGATTTCATCTGGTACTTTAACCTTTCAAGATGGTACACCCGTGACATCTGGTAGCGTATTAACTTCTAGTACAGTATTAGTATATACACCACCTGCAAATTCGAGTGGTGTCATCCCAGCTTTTACCGTCAGAAGCAGTGATGGCGTTTCTCAATCTGATCCGCAGCAGGTGAATGTAACTGTTGTTCCAGATACCAATGTTGATGATCCACTACCATCAGACCCACCGATCATCACTGATCCAACAAAACCAATTGTGAAAGATCCCACATCTAAAATAGATGAAAAGTTCACTGACCAGGTAGGAACATACTTAGGAGAGGGTAAACAGCCGATTAAAAGCATCACTGAGGCGCGTGATATTTTGACTAAGATTGAATCTGCTACAGGTGCTAAACCTGCCTTAATTTATGTTTCATTTGTTCCTGCAAGCATTAAAGAAACTGCTCAATTACCCATTCTCTCTAAAGATAACGACATTCTAGAGTTAGTGGTGGTAACGGCTAAAGGTGAACCCATTCGGCAAGTATTACCAAATGTAACGCGATCGCAAGTTCTCGCAGCCAGTCGTCAATTAACCAGCGCCGTCACAGATCCCGCCCTGCGTCGCACCTATATCAAACCAGCGCAACAACTATACAATTGGCTAATTGCACCCATTGAATCTAGCCTCAAAACCAGAGAAATTAATAACTTAGTTTTTCTCATGGATACTGGATTACGAGCTTTGCCCGTAGCAGCACTGTATGATGGTCAACAATATTTAGTTGAACGCTATAGTGTTGGTTTAATGCCCAGCCTCAGCTTAACTAATACTCAATATGTTGACATTAAAAAAGCCCAAGTTTTGGGTATGGGCGCATCGCAATTCACCAACCTCGACCCATTACCAGCAGTCCCCACAGAATTAAACACCATCACTCAGAAAGTTTGGCAAGGTAAAGCCTTTTTAAACGAAGCCTTCACTTTAAAAAATCTCAAAGCCCAACGACAACAAACACCCTACGGAATTGTCCACCTCGCTACCCACGGCGAATTTAGAAAAGGTGCGCCCGGTAACTCTTACATTCAATTGTGGGATAGCCAACTGAGAATGGATCAAATGCGTCAACTTGGTTGGAATAACCCACCTGTAGAACTAGTAGTACTTAGTGCTTGTCGTACAGCTTTAGGTGATGAAGATGCAGAATTAGGTTTTGCTGGCTTTGCGGTGCAAGCTGGTGCTAAATCTGCATTGGCCAGTTTATGGTATGTTTCCGATGAAGGCACATTTAGCTTAATGACTGAATTTTACGAAAAGTTAAAACAAGCCCCAATTAAAGCTGAAGCCCTCCGACAAGCACAAATAGCAATGCTCAAAGGAGAAGTACGCCTAGAAAACGGTAAACTTAAAACTTCTCATGGTGATTTACCACTACCACCAGTCCTACTAGAACTTGGTGATAAAAGCCTGACTCATCCTTATTTCTGGTCAGCTTTTACCATGATTGGTAATCCTTGGTAG
- a CDS encoding CHAT domain-containing protein has protein sequence MSTIFQQHQSAFQLSLGKATILTVTSIISGLYLTPKTAIAQNITPANDGTGTTVNSQGNNINISGGSLSSDKANLFHSFSKFGLDANQTANFLSQPSIQNILGRVTGGDASIINGVIRVTGGNSNLYLINPVGIIFGQNASLNVPASFTATTATRLGFGNNNWLNAVGTNNYSQLIGTPNSFAFDSSVASAIFNQGNLAVPSGNNLSLFGGTVVSTGSLSAPGGNVTIAAVPGSSLLKVSLAGNPLSLEIQPLNSTYENLPSNDLAALLTGGGGGNANNLVVENGEVKLTGSGLTVSNGDVVVTKDIITADRFNGLAGAVNITAHGNITTNNIDASAFSRFESATAGAVNLIAGGNITTNNIDTSAALILGTANAGAVNLIAGGNITVGSINTSAISIDVEQIEFINANLPNQAGILLPNTPPFAQGGNVNLLANGTVRVVGEISDNGQPTGNSILTSAFTQSGSVTIQHDGGVNNVPFIVGDANLNGTKAAINVSQLSLFNENPTIENIIDSNDSQITPTSPIHTFPVLPLGGRAEDTPSLISINSVNTPPILTGNASIINTRQNRPVTFTFGSLNINTNDINNDVNQITIDEILSGSLNLEDGTQVQSGAILNPDTILVYTPQRGSVGRVEAFTIKASDGVSESAPQSINVNITRQPIIIPPPNPDNPGTDNPSPNPGTNNPPVDTNNSFNPETNNPLNIDLTNVVDSETEEKKTASIPILEKDQSLLNVDVDKEISKIDARFTNQFAQYLGTGTPPIKGIKEASEMLVNIETATGVKPALIYVSFVPKTLKRSILPEQKLTPQADDVLELVLVTGKGEPIRKVINVTRSQVLAVNKQFTNNITQPSLSNNYLTPAQQLYNWLITPLKSNLQARQINNLVFIMDAGLRTMPIAALYDGQQYLIENYSVGLMPSLSLTDTTYVDIKTAEVLGMGASQFMNQDPLPSVPSELTTITQKLWPGKAFLNEAFTLTNLKGQRQQKAFGIVHLATHGEFNSGAPNNSYIQLWDTQLKMDQIRQLGWNNPPVELVVLSACRTALGNEDAELGFAGFAVQAGTKSALASLWYVSDEGTLGLMTQFYEKLKQAPIKAEALRRSQVAMLKGQVRLEMGRLRTARGDVPLPPVLLELGDQKLTHPYFWAAFTMIGNPW, from the coding sequence TTGTCAACAATTTTTCAACAACATCAGTCTGCTTTTCAACTATCTTTAGGTAAAGCCACAATATTAACAGTTACGAGCATCATTTCAGGATTATATCTAACACCTAAAACAGCGATAGCGCAAAACATCACCCCCGCTAATGATGGCACAGGCACAACAGTTAACAGCCAAGGCAACAACATCAATATTAGTGGAGGTAGCCTCAGCAGCGACAAAGCCAACCTCTTCCACAGCTTCAGCAAATTTGGACTAGATGCCAACCAAACAGCCAACTTTCTATCGCAACCATCCATTCAAAACATCTTAGGCAGAGTCACAGGTGGGGACGCATCCATCATTAACGGCGTAATTCGCGTCACAGGTGGCAATTCCAACTTATATTTAATCAACCCCGTAGGCATTATCTTTGGACAAAACGCCAGTTTAAATGTACCAGCATCTTTTACAGCTACCACAGCCACTCGTCTCGGTTTTGGCAATAATAACTGGTTAAATGCTGTTGGCACAAACAACTACAGTCAACTTATTGGTACACCTAATAGTTTTGCTTTTGATAGTAGTGTTGCTAGTGCGATTTTCAACCAAGGTAATTTAGCTGTGCCGTCAGGGAATAATCTCAGTTTATTTGGCGGCACAGTGGTAAGTACAGGCAGTTTATCAGCACCAGGGGGTAACGTCACAATTGCGGCTGTACCGGGAAGTAGCTTACTCAAAGTCAGTCTGGCAGGAAACCCGTTGAGTTTGGAAATTCAACCGTTAAATTCCACTTATGAGAATTTGCCATCAAATGATTTGGCGGCGTTATTAACTGGTGGTGGCGGTGGCAATGCCAATAATTTAGTTGTAGAGAATGGTGAGGTGAAGTTAACTGGTTCTGGTTTGACTGTTAGCAATGGTGATGTTGTTGTAACTAAAGATATCATCACTGCGGATAGATTTAATGGTTTGGCAGGCGCAGTTAATATAACAGCACACGGTAATATCACAACTAATAATATTGATGCTTCAGCTTTCAGTCGTTTTGAAAGTGCTACGGCAGGCGCGGTTAATTTAATAGCAGGCGGTAATATTACAACTAATAATATTGATACTTCCGCAGCTTTAATTTTGGGGACTGCGAATGCAGGTGCAGTGAATTTAATTGCTGGTGGTAACATTACTGTGGGCAGTATCAATACAAGTGCGATTAGTATTGATGTTGAGCAAATTGAGTTTATCAATGCAAATCTTCCAAATCAAGCTGGTATTTTGTTGCCCAATACACCCCCCTTTGCCCAAGGTGGTAATGTTAATCTTTTAGCCAATGGTACTGTCAGGGTAGTAGGAGAAATTTCTGATAATGGTCAGCCTACTGGCAATTCTATTTTGACTAGTGCGTTTACTCAATCGGGTTCTGTCACTATTCAACATGATGGAGGCGTAAATAACGTTCCATTTATTGTAGGTGATGCTAACTTGAATGGGACAAAAGCAGCTATTAATGTCAGTCAACTTAGTCTTTTTAATGAAAATCCAACTATTGAAAACATCATAGATAGTAACGATTCCCAAATTACGCCAACATCACCAATTCACACTTTTCCTGTACTTCCACTAGGTGGACGGGCAGAAGATACACCTAGTTTAATTTCTATTAATTCTGTTAATACTCCACCGATTCTAACAGGTAATGCTAGCATAATTAATACTCGCCAAAATCGTCCTGTTACATTTACCTTTGGTTCATTAAATATTAATACTAATGATATTAATAATGATGTTAACCAAATAACTATAGATGAAATATTATCTGGTTCTTTAAACTTGGAAGATGGTACACAAGTTCAATCAGGAGCTATTTTAAATCCAGATACAATTTTAGTTTATACACCACAAAGGGGTTCTGTGGGTCGAGTAGAAGCTTTTACAATTAAAGCAAGTGATGGTGTTTCTGAATCTGCACCACAATCAATCAATGTTAATATTACGCGACAACCAATAATTATTCCTCCGCCTAATCCCGATAATCCTGGAACAGATAATCCCTCACCTAATCCTGGAACAAATAATCCTCCTGTAGATACGAATAATTCTTTTAATCCTGAAACCAATAATCCGCTAAATATAGACCTAACTAATGTAGTTGATTCGGAGACAGAAGAAAAGAAAACAGCTAGTATTCCAATTTTAGAAAAAGATCAGTCTTTGCTAAATGTAGATGTAGATAAAGAAATATCTAAAATTGATGCCAGATTTACTAACCAGTTCGCCCAATATTTAGGTACAGGCACACCACCAATTAAAGGTATTAAAGAAGCTAGTGAAATGTTAGTCAACATTGAAACTGCTACGGGTGTAAAACCTGCATTAATTTACGTTTCGTTTGTGCCGAAAACACTCAAGCGGAGTATTCTACCAGAACAAAAACTCACGCCTCAAGCCGATGATGTTTTAGAGTTAGTCTTAGTTACGGGTAAGGGTGAGCCGATTCGGAAAGTAATTAATGTGACGCGATCGCAAGTTTTAGCTGTGAATAAACAGTTTACCAACAATATCACCCAACCAAGTTTGTCAAATAACTATCTTACTCCGGCTCAACAACTATATAACTGGCTAATTACACCTCTAAAATCTAACCTGCAAGCACGACAAATCAATAACCTAGTTTTTATCATGGATGCAGGCTTACGAACTATGCCCATAGCCGCACTTTATGATGGTCAACAGTATCTTATAGAAAACTATAGTGTTGGCTTAATGCCAAGTTTGAGCCTGACAGATACTACATACGTTGATATTAAAACAGCTGAAGTTTTGGGGATGGGTGCATCTCAATTTATGAACCAAGATCCATTACCATCTGTACCTTCAGAGTTAACTACTATCACGCAAAAGCTTTGGCCTGGTAAAGCTTTTTTAAACGAAGCCTTCACATTAACAAATCTGAAAGGTCAACGACAACAAAAAGCCTTTGGGATTGTTCACTTAGCCACTCACGGCGAATTTAATTCCGGTGCGCCGAATAACTCCTATATTCAATTGTGGGACACCCAATTAAAAATGGATCAGATTCGCCAATTGGGTTGGAATAACCCACCAGTAGAATTAGTGGTGTTGAGTGCTTGTCGTACAGCCTTGGGTAATGAAGATGCAGAATTAGGTTTTGCTGGGTTTGCGGTGCAAGCTGGTACAAAGTCTGCATTGGCGAGCTTGTGGTACGTTTCCGATGAAGGAACACTGGGATTAATGACCCAATTTTACGAAAAGTTGAAACAAGCGCCTATTAAAGCTGAGGCCTTGCGGCGATCGCAAGTTGCTATGCTGAAAGGCCAAGTAAGATTAGAAATGGGTAGGCTGCGGACTGCGCGTGGTGATGTTCCTTTACCACCAGTTTTACTAGAATTGGGTGATCAAAAGTTAACTCATCCCTATTTTTGGGCGGCTTTTACGATGATTGGAAATCCTTGGTAA
- a CDS encoding MinD/ParA family ATP-binding protein: protein MSKIVSIHSFRGGTGKSNSTANLAGIVARYGYRVGIVDTDIQSPGIHVLFGFDEQKMKYALNDYLWGRCNIEESAYDVSSVLGQTAGKKGKIYLIPSSIKARDITKVLREGFDFNLLNEGFQKLLTALQLDFLFIDTHPGLNEETLLSIAISDILVLILRPDRQDFQGTAVTVEVARKLEVPNMLLLINKALPALDFDALKQQVEKIYNAPVAGILPLAEELIQLASSDLFCLRHPEHPLSQVMDKVARMIMQ from the coding sequence ATGTCAAAAATTGTATCTATCCATTCCTTTCGCGGCGGTACAGGTAAATCAAATTCCACCGCTAACCTAGCCGGAATTGTTGCACGTTATGGTTATCGGGTTGGCATTGTGGATACAGATATTCAATCGCCAGGGATTCATGTTTTGTTTGGTTTTGATGAACAGAAAATGAAATATGCCTTGAATGATTATCTTTGGGGACGCTGTAATATTGAAGAATCAGCCTACGATGTTAGCTCAGTTTTAGGGCAAACAGCAGGAAAGAAAGGAAAGATTTATCTTATCCCTTCTAGTATTAAAGCCAGAGACATTACCAAGGTCTTGCGGGAAGGATTTGATTTTAATTTACTTAACGAAGGCTTTCAAAAATTACTAACTGCTTTACAACTAGATTTCCTCTTCATTGATACTCACCCAGGACTCAACGAAGAAACCTTACTTTCAATTGCTATTTCTGATATTTTAGTTTTAATTTTGCGCCCCGATCGCCAAGATTTTCAAGGTACAGCCGTCACCGTAGAAGTAGCTCGTAAACTGGAAGTACCAAATATGTTGTTGTTAATTAATAAAGCACTTCCAGCTTTAGATTTTGATGCCCTCAAACAACAAGTTGAAAAAATCTACAATGCACCTGTAGCTGGAATTTTACCCCTAGCAGAAGAATTAATTCAACTAGCAAGTAGTGATTTATTCTGCTTACGTCATCCAGAACATCCCTTGAGCCAAGTTATGGATAAAGTTGCACGGATGATTATGCAATAA
- a CDS encoding MarR family transcriptional regulator — protein sequence MNYQEPDQSSPQNIQLDILDLPDEQRQLINWITRQQKVTLAEVAIHLNTTEELAQQHLKTLINQGFIQQLDDSELIYYQPYFREKKKSKLSQNIWDKL from the coding sequence ATGAATTACCAAGAACCAGACCAATCATCACCGCAAAATATTCAATTAGATATCCTCGATTTACCAGACGAACAGCGACAACTGATCAATTGGATAACTCGCCAGCAAAAAGTTACTTTAGCAGAAGTAGCAATTCATTTAAATACGACTGAAGAACTAGCACAACAACACCTAAAGACTTTAATTAACCAAGGATTTATTCAACAGCTAGATGATAGTGAATTGATTTACTACCAACCCTACTTCCGGGAAAAAAAGAAAAGTAAACTCAGTCAAAATATCTGGGATAAACTCTAA
- a CDS encoding CHASE2 domain-containing protein: protein MVGQNSQRRNFRQTVITIGGTVVVTSIAIAGLIMGLRELGSLQGMELAAFDWLMRSRPDEGIDNRFLIVGVDDTDIQTRKEYPIEDGTMAQLLTKLAEHEPRVIGIDILRDVKQGAATGRADLMQILSENDNIAAVCVVSKADSPGIAAAPGIPEDRVGVADFPVDAGGTVRQGMIISVPKASKLPKPSEHICNIADPENQLPSLSFQMVVRYLAAQGIEPQLTKSGELQFGSTVLKRLTPKSGGYHNIDTSDYQILLNYRSAKNAIKQVSLSDVLADKVDPALIKDKIVMIGYTAQIVKDTFYTPYSAGAADSQKMPGVVVHAQNASQILSAVLDKRPLFWYWNEWQEGLWVFAWSLVGGFLAWQIRKPWLLILGGGVAIAVLLGSTYIIFLQAGWIPLVPPVLGLLGSAVAVVLIDRYAATIVKTVKGFLKINIDIDEDKKNQEVAAITESDYFLELQQKAKDLRGRDNYEDLPPTILPAVNDLDTNHLLADTIISQPTNFEPTEIDYLQQVRDRRNQLNSQETLLPQNPNNNLEITTIPTTIEEPDELEYLADLQRRSKKIERK, encoded by the coding sequence ATGGTCGGTCAAAATTCCCAGCGTCGCAATTTCCGTCAAACAGTTATCACCATTGGCGGAACAGTGGTTGTCACCAGTATAGCGATCGCGGGATTAATTATGGGATTGCGAGAACTAGGTAGCTTGCAGGGGATGGAGTTAGCTGCATTTGATTGGTTAATGCGATCGCGTCCCGACGAAGGGATAGACAATCGCTTTTTAATCGTGGGTGTGGATGATACCGATATTCAAACCCGCAAAGAATATCCCATTGAAGACGGCACAATGGCGCAGTTATTAACAAAACTCGCAGAACATGAACCGCGCGTCATTGGCATAGATATTTTGCGGGATGTGAAACAAGGTGCAGCCACAGGTCGGGCAGATTTAATGCAAATATTATCAGAAAACGATAATATAGCAGCAGTTTGCGTTGTTAGCAAAGCTGATTCTCCTGGTATCGCCGCCGCGCCCGGAATTCCTGAAGATAGAGTCGGGGTTGCAGACTTTCCTGTCGATGCTGGTGGTACAGTCCGCCAAGGGATGATTATTTCCGTTCCCAAAGCTTCTAAACTGCCCAAACCCAGCGAACATATCTGCAATATCGCTGACCCTGAAAACCAACTTCCATCGCTGAGTTTTCAAATGGTGGTGCGTTACCTCGCCGCCCAAGGAATTGAACCACAACTGACAAAATCTGGTGAATTACAGTTTGGTTCCACCGTTCTTAAACGCTTGACACCGAAATCTGGCGGCTACCACAACATCGATACATCAGACTACCAAATACTACTTAACTACCGTTCTGCCAAAAACGCCATCAAGCAAGTTTCCCTCAGTGATGTCCTAGCAGATAAAGTTGACCCAGCTTTAATTAAAGACAAAATTGTGATGATTGGCTATACTGCTCAAATTGTGAAAGATACCTTTTACACACCTTATAGCGCAGGTGCAGCCGATAGCCAAAAAATGCCAGGTGTAGTAGTTCACGCCCAAAATGCTAGTCAGATATTAAGTGCAGTTTTAGATAAACGACCTTTATTTTGGTATTGGAACGAGTGGCAAGAGGGGTTGTGGGTATTTGCTTGGTCATTAGTTGGGGGATTTTTAGCTTGGCAAATTCGGAAACCTTGGCTGTTGATATTGGGTGGTGGTGTAGCGATCGCTGTATTGTTAGGTAGTACTTATATCATCTTTCTCCAAGCTGGTTGGATACCTTTAGTGCCACCAGTTTTAGGTTTGTTAGGCAGTGCTGTTGCTGTTGTTTTAATAGACAGATATGCCGCCACAATTGTGAAAACAGTAAAAGGCTTTCTCAAAATTAATATTGACATTGACGAAGACAAAAAAAATCAAGAAGTAGCAGCAATTACCGAAAGTGATTACTTTTTAGAATTACAACAAAAAGCTAAAGATTTGCGAGGGCGAGATAATTATGAAGACTTACCACCTACAATTTTGCCTGCTGTAAATGATCTAGATACTAATCATCTTTTAGCTGACACCATCATTTCTCAACCAACTAATTTTGAACCCACAGAAATAGATTACCTACAACAAGTCCGCGACAGACGCAACCAACTTAATTCTCAAGAAACCTTACTGCCTCAAAACCCAAACAATAACTTAGAAATTACCACCATACCAACCACAATTGAAGAACCAGACGAACTAGAATACCTAGCAGATTTACAACGTCGTAGTAAAAAAATTGAAAGAAAATAA